From a region of the Chrysemys picta bellii isolate R12L10 chromosome 7, ASM1138683v2, whole genome shotgun sequence genome:
- the LOC135972830 gene encoding uncharacterized protein LOC135972830, producing MPFAVPMIWREPTDQTSNCYFFMVPPVGKGVSKKKKGTVHYPNIPSAIRPVPHGEGLPVPDAPESFSLASDEEEEEDETSGPEPSMSQDPHFLPSSSSEPHLIIQGELNDLVRDLELPKSKAELLGSRLQQWNLLAGDVRVSMFRDRQKDLVPFFFMEGDLVACNNIDGVMAALNILHDPDEWKLFIDSSKTSLKAVLLHNGNVLPSIPVGHAVHMKETYDNMKQLLRCINYDQHQWQLCGDLKVVALLLGLQTGYTKYCCFLCKWDSRARDSHYIKKDWPLRQSLEPGRKSVQHPPLVESRKILLPPLHIKLGLMKNLKAIDKTQAAFEYLRGKFPRLSEAKIKEGVFVGPQIRELL from the coding sequence atgccttttgcagtgccaatgatttggagagagccaacagatcagaccagcaattgttacttcttcatggtgcctccagttgggaaaggtgtgtcaaagaagaaaaaggggactgtgcattatccaaacattccatcagctatacgcccagtaccccacggagaaggactaccggttcctgatgcaccagaatcattctcacttgcgtcagacgaggaagaggaagaggatgaaacttctggtcctgaaccatcaatgtcacaggacccacattttctcccatcctcctcctctgaaccacacctcataatacaaggtgaactgaatgaccttgtcagggatttggaactacccaagagtaaggcagagctgttgggctccagactacagcagtggaatctcctggcaggtgatgttagggtttccatgttccgtgaccgtcaaaaggatcttgtcccattcttcttcatggaaggtgatcttgtagcctgcaacaacatcgatggtgtgatggcagccctcaacatccttcacgatccagatgagtggaaactgttcattgattcatcgaagacgagtcttaaagctgttttactgcataatggcaatgttttgccgtcaattccagttggtcatgcagtccatatgaaggaaacctatgacaacatgaaacaacttttgaggtgcataaactatgaccaacatcagtggcagctttgtggcgatttgaaggttgttgctctcttgcttggtctgcagactggatacacaaagtactgctgttttctctgcaaatgggatagtcgtgcaagagattcccactacatcaagaaagattggccactccgacagtcattggagcctgggaggaaaagtgttcagcatccaccacttgttgaatcaaggaagattttgttaccacccttacacatcaagctgggtctgatgaagaacttgaaggccattgacaaaacacaagcagctttcgagtacctccgtggaaaatttccaaggttaagtgaagctaagataaaggaaggtgtctttgttggtcctcagattcgtgaacttctttga